The DNA window GTTCAAATGTTCTACAAGACACTGAAAACCACGCATATCCTACGGAACACAACATTGATTCCGATGACTCGACCAGCTTTGATAATCGATACAGCTTCTTCTCCACCAACGAAATGGATGCTGAGAACTCTAGTATAATTGCCGAAATACGGCCGGCCAGTGGGAGAATTAGCATTACTAAAAGACCAAGTAGAGCTGcgacaaaaaaatcgaGCCCGTTGAAGGCTTCTATTTTTCATATGAGTATGAATGACGGCGATTTTTTGAGTAAAGACAAGGCTCTAGAGGAGAATGAAAGAGAACTTGTAAAGGTTGAAAATAAGCTAATAGCCAGGACTTCAGCTACCACCAGTATCACCACAAGTGCTCTGTTTGGTTCTAAAACCTCCAGTCCGAGAAAAGGCCCAGCTAATGGAAACACCCCTGACAACCCAAGAATTAGACTTTCTATAGCCCCCAGTATCCAATCGATCGTTAGTGGGGGGTCGTTTTCtactttttcttcctttgaTACAAGCTCTCATAAAACTGAAAGTTTGAGGAccaagtttcaaaatggcttgaaaaaagagaatacCGAAATGGATACTAGTAGTACCAACAAGTACTTCTTTGAACCTGATACAGGTAGTTTTGACGGGGCATCTCCCTTGAAGAATGTTGAATTattaaagaagaaattccTGAAAACGGATCAAGTATTAGAAGAATCTGAAAACAAGATACCTAAACACCCATCTAGAAAAGGGTCTGAGGCCCCCTGTTCTGTTGCTAAACACCTGACTGCAGAGATCAACGAAGATACTTTAAAGAACATTGCTGATCTCACGGACGACTCAATATCAACCGATCCTCTAACCATGGCAATGATGAAATTGGAGGGGACCTACACCAAACATAATAACAAATTAAAGATGGCGAGTTCTCCTAACCTGCCTGAACATGTAAAGAGCAGAGAAATGATGGATATGCCAAGTCTGATGCATATACCTGCCTCACCCtcagaaaaaagaaggtccCTATTGATAGAAAGGAGAAGACAGACAATTATGCATATACCGTTCACACCTGAGCCCAATGAACGAGGGAAAGCTACACCATTAAACCCAAGTAACTCGCCTATTCGACCAGCCGATGTACAGactcttttgaagaattaCGAAATGAGTGATCCAAATTTACTAATATCAAACAGAGAAAATCACATTCCCTTCATTCTTACTTATGATTCACTGTCGATTGCCCAGCAATTAACGCTGATAGAAAAGGAATTGATGGCTGAAATCGATTGGAAAGATCTACTAGACCTGAAAATCCAATACCAGGGGCCACCCATCACCAGCTGGCTGGAACTATTAATACAGAACGAACAGCTCTCTGGGATTGATTTGGCGATTGCCAGATTTAATTTAACTGTGGATTGGATTGTTTCCGAGATTGTGTTAACAAACGACGTCAAACTAAGAAGGAACACAATCCAGCGGTTCATTCATGTTGCCGCACACTGCGAGGAATTCCAGAATTATAACACGTTGATGCAAATTGTCTTAGCTTTGAGCTCAACAGTTGTGCAAAAATTCATTGATGCATGGAGACTGATAGAACCCGGAGACCTGCTCGTTTGGGAAGAACTGAAACAGATACCTTCTTTAGACAGAAACTACTCCGCTATAAGACAGTTACTGAACGGCGTGAATCCAATAAAGGGTTGCATCCCATTCATCGTAGTTTACTTATCAGATCTATCACTCAATTCAGAGAAGAGAAACTGGATAGTACCCGGCAAGGTTTTCAATTACCACAAGCATGATACCAACGTTCAAATCGTGAAACACTTCATTCAAAGGATACAGTGGTCCAAATCTTACAAATTCAAAGCAGACCACGAACTGCTCAGCAAATGTGTCTATTTGAGTACTTTGACAAGAGAGGAGACAGAAGAACTAAACTCTACCGCACAGCGCATATAAACATCATATATATTGTTTAACGACCCTTCAAATATATATCTTCATGAACCAATTCAACGGTATTGAAGTACTTAATTCTGTTACAAACAATTTTTCCCCTCatccaaaaaatcaatTCTCTTAATGAAAGAGCAAAGAAGATGGCTCAGCTGAGGGAACAGAGTGTGCAGGGGACTGACAACTGACCGATTCGACAAAGAGACAGTTGTTGCCATTGGCTCTAGTCTTAAATTAGATTGTCGACCATGGCTGATAACCGACCCGATCCTGATCAAACGCAGGATACCCTCTTTGATGTTGACTTCATGGATCTGGATAACCATGATCATTCAGCTGCAAGTGGAACACCTCTATCTGGAGTTTTTAACAGTGCTCATAGAGATGAAGAGGTGAGAAGACCAAAACATGGTCTCCCGGAGGAAACCATTGATTTGGATGCTGACGATaatgttgaaaatgatATTAATCCGTTCGATGATGAAGCATCTGGCGATTGGAACCTTGACAGGGTTAATTCGTACCAACCAGAGCTGATTAACACAAGACTGAAACGTGGCGTCTTTTCAAGAGCATTCAATGGTATCAAAAATACCTTCACGTTCAAAAGGAGCCCTACATCACCCTCTCAGAGTTATGAGATGAGACAATACAATGCTGTAACCACTAACGAGGCAAACGAGGACTATGCAAGCTCAAGGAATAAATTTAACATCAAGATATTGTTCAATCGGTACATTTTGAGGAAAAACGTTTCAGCGGATGGTACTTTAGCTGAACCAAGAATCATTGAATTGAATGATAGGACCACGAATCAATCAATACACTACATAGATAATCATATTTCCACGACGAAGTACAATGCAGCCACTTTTGTGCCAAAAtttctgtttcaagaaTTCTCCAAATATGCcaatttgttctttctttgcaCTTCTTGTATCCAGCAAGTGCCTCACGTTTCTCCCACGAATAGATATACTACCATCGGTACGCTGTGTGTTGTTTTGCTTGTTTCTGCGATGAAAgaaattgttgaagatatcaaaaGAGCGTCTTCTGATAAAGAgttgaacaaatcaaaAGCCCGCATTTATTCGGAAGCACAGAGTGATTTTGTCGAAAAAAGATGGATTGATATCAAAGTAGGCGACATTATCAAGGTCAATTCAGAGGAACCAGTTCCAGCCGATTTGATTCTGCTGTCTTCTTCTGAACCAGAAGGTCTTTGCTATATAGAGACGGCCAACTTAGACGGTGAAACTAACTTGAAGATAAAACAACCCAGGGTGGAAACTAACAAGTTCATCGATTCAAGATCGCTTTTGGGATTAAAGGGTAAAGTGGTTTCAGAACATCCAAATTCCAGTTTATACACCTATGAAGGAACCTTAATCCTCAATGGTCACGATATCCCGTTGTCTCCAGAACAGATGATTCTGAGAGGTGCCACTTTAAGGAATACTGGCTGGATCTTTGGGTTAGTTATATTTACGGGCCATGAAACAAAGCTAATGCGTAATGCCACTGCGACCCCTATTAAAAGGACCGCTGTCGAAAGAGTTATTAATATGCAGATTATTGCATTGTTTGGTGTTTTGATTGTTTTAATATTGATATCATCGATTGGTAATGTGATTCAAAGTAGCGCAGGCGCCAAACATATGCCCTACTTATATTTGGAAGGTAAAAGTAAGACTGCCTTATTCTTTAAAGATTTTTTGACGTTCTGGATTCTCTTTTCTAATCTGGTACCCATTTCTTTGTTTGTCACGGTTGAACTGATCAAATACTACCAGGCTTTTATGATCAGTTCAGATTTGGACCTATACTATGAACCGACCGACACTCCAGCGGTAGTgagaacttcttctttggtagAAGAACTGGGGCAGATAGAGTATATTTTCAGTGATAAAACTGGGACACTTACTAGAAATGTTATGGAATTCAAGTCATGTTCCATTGCAGGCCGGTGTTATATTGAAAATATACCAGAAGATAAGAAGGCTACAATGGAGGATGGAATCGAGGTTGGGTTTAGGAGTTTTGAAGACCTCAAGTCTCGTTTAAGTAATACTTCCGATGAAGAATCTACTGTGATTGAAAACTTTCTGACTTTATTAGCTACGTGCCACACTGTTATCCCTGAATTCCAAAGCAATGGATCTATAAAGTATCAAGCAGCGTCCCCAGATGAAGGAGCTCTGGTACAAGGGGGTGCTGACCTCGGTTTCAAGTTTATTATTAGAAGACCAAGCTCTGTTACAGTCCTAGTAGAGGAAACTAGCGAAGAAAGAACATACGAGTTACTGAATATTTGCGAGTTTAATTCCACGAGGAAAAGAATGAGCTCTATTTTCAGGATGCCCGACGGTTCTATCAAGCTGTTTTGCAAAGGGGCAGACACCGTTATTCTCGAAAGGTTGGACAGAAATAGCAACATATATGTGGATGCAACGCTAAGACATCTGGAAGATTACGCCTCTGAAGGGTTGAGAACCTTGTGTTTGGCCACGAGAGATGTCTCAGAGCAGGAATATCAAGAATGGAGCAAGATATATGAAGCGGCAGCAACTACATTAGACGACAGAGCTGCAAAATTAGATCAAGCTGCAGAATTAATTGAAAATAACCTATTTTTGGTGGGTGCCACCGCTATCGAAGATAAGTTGCAAGATGATGTACCTGAAACAATCCACACACTACAGGAAGCTGGAATAAAAATCTGGGTCCTAACTGGGGACAAACAAGAGACGGCCATCAATATTGGGATGAGCTGCAAACTATTAGCGGAGGATATGAACCTTCTGGTCATCAAcgaagaaaccaaagaagacaCAAGGAATAACATGGCTGAGAAAATCAAAGCTTTAAGTGAGAATAAATTATCTCAACATGACTTAAACACTCTGGCTTTGATAATTGACGGTACGTCACTGAGTTACGCTCTTGAAAGTGATTTAGAAGATTACTTTTTGGCTATTGGGAAACTGTGCAAAGCTGTTATATGTTGTCGGGTATCGCCACTTCAAAAGGCGTTAGTTGTTAAGATGGTCAAAAGGAAAACGTCTTCTTTATTACTGGCAATTGGGGATGGTGCTAATGACGTTAGTATGATCCAAGCTGCACATGTTGGTGTTGGTATCAGTGGTATGGAAGGTATGCAGGCAGCACGTTCTGCGGATGTTGCAGTAGGACagttcaagttcttgaaaaagCTATTAATTGTTCACGGGTTATGGTCATATCAAAGAATCTCCGTTGCTATTTTGTATTCtttctacaagaacacGGCATTCTATATGACCCAATTTTGGTACGTGTTTGCAAATGCATTTTCAGGTCAGTCTATCATGGAATCGTGGACGTTGAGTTTGTACAATGTCTTTTTCACTGTGCTACCTCCATTTGTGCTAGGTGTTTTTGATCAGTTTATCAACAGCAGACTATTGGAACGTTACCCACAGTTATACAAGCTGGGTCAAAGAGGACAATTTTTTTCGGTGAGTATATTCTGGGGTTGGATTATTAACGGATTTTACCATTCAGCAGTCGTTTTTGTTAGTACCATTTTGATTTACAGATACGGCAGTGCGTTGAACATGCACGGAGTGACAGCTGATAACTGGACTTGGGGTGTCACGGTATATACCGTTTCAATCATCGTTGTGTTGGGTAAAGCTGCACTTGTAACGAACCAATGGACGAAATTCACACTGATAGCCATCCCCGGATCCTTTGTTTTCTGGTTAGTCTTCTTCCCCATCTACGGATCTGTCTTCCCATATGCAAACATATCCAGAGAGTATTTCGGTGTTGTTTCGCACGCTTACAGGTCAGGTGCATTTTGGCTGTCACTTTTGGTGTTACCGATACTAGCCTTAATGAGAGACTTCGTTTACAAGTACTACAAGAGGATGTATGATCCTGAAAGCTACCATCTAGTTCAAGAGATGCAGAAATATAACATAACCGATAACAGGCCTCATTTACAACATTTTCAGGACGCTATTAGGAAAGTAAGACAGGTGCAAAGAATGAGGAAGCAGAGAGGGTTTGCCTTTTCTCAAGCTGAAGAGGGCGGCCAAGAAAAGATCATACGGATGTATGATACTACCCAAAAAAGGGGGAAATACGGAGAGTTGCACGATGCATCTGCTGATCCATTTGCTGACAGTGCTTCTCCAGTTGAAAATGTTCCCATGAGGGAACTAGCTCCCGAACCTTTGCCAGATAATCCGTTCGTGGATGACTCAACGATACGCCATGCATAGAGACATGTGTTCATGTCTTGTTATATATACGTGTACGTACTGATAGTATTTTTTGTTACGTCTTTTACTCAGACTTGTCTCTTGTGCCGTCTTGGTCTCTCAAGGACGTGTATATCTATGCAAGGAACCAAATTCACCATTCGCTTGTACCTAAAGTTGACCTCGGGCTTGATATCCTCTGAAGGGAGGTCTTCTAAAGGGAGGTCTTCTAAAGGGAGATCATTTTCTGTAGGCACTTTGGAAATGTCGACAGAATCTTGCCTCATCAGCAACAGTTGTTTCTTATCATGAATGCCCTCGTTAACAGCGTTGTGCAGTATACTATCACGAAACAGCATGTAGCGTCTTATACGGGATAGTTTGAGGGTgttgttcaaaaagatcTCCAACTCCCAATTATTCTTATACCACAACTTGTACTTGAACTTCCCAAGCCTGGTAATGCTTTCGATATGGTGGTCAATGAATTCGTGGTTGTATTCAGTGGTCGAATATATGGAATCGAAGCTCTTCTCCTGACCGACTCTCAGTTTTGAGAGCGCCACTTGAGGGCCCATAAGCTCGTATACTATCATGAGCAAATCGTCCTTGATGGCGTTGCACATGGACTCCATGTCTGTGTTGGACAGGTATATGGCGGTCTTCGGGGATTTCAGAGACACGAGTGAATTGTTTGACAGTAGCGGTGTTTCGAAGAGCGTGCTCTCCTTCACGTTGCTGGCCAACTTCCTTCTATTGACAAATACCCTGAGGGGCAGTGTCGTGCGCTCATCGAGAGCTACTGTGGCAACACTAATAGCCATACCCTTGTTTCTTCTTAAACGGGCAATCTGCAGCCTCTCTGTGAACATCTTAAGGCTGATATTACAGCAAAACCACCATTACGAATATAT is part of the Huiozyma naganishii CBS 8797 chromosome 4, complete genome genome and encodes:
- the DRS2 gene encoding aminophospholipid-translocating P4-type ATPase DRS2 (similar to Saccharomyces cerevisiae DRS2 (YAL026C); ancestral locus Anc_7.72), whose protein sequence is MADNRPDPDQTQDTLFDVDFMDLDNHDHSAASGTPLSGVFNSAHRDEEVRRPKHGLPEETIDLDADDNVENDINPFDDEASGDWNLDRVNSYQPELINTRLKRGVFSRAFNGIKNTFTFKRSPTSPSQSYEMRQYNAVTTNEANEDYASSRNKFNIKILFNRYILRKNVSADGTLAEPRIIELNDRTTNQSIHYIDNHISTTKYNAATFVPKFLFQEFSKYANLFFLCTSCIQQVPHVSPTNRYTTIGTLCVVLLVSAMKEIVEDIKRASSDKELNKSKARIYSEAQSDFVEKRWIDIKVGDIIKVNSEEPVPADLILLSSSEPEGLCYIETANLDGETNLKIKQPRVETNKFIDSRSLLGLKGKVVSEHPNSSLYTYEGTLILNGHDIPLSPEQMILRGATLRNTGWIFGLVIFTGHETKLMRNATATPIKRTAVERVINMQIIALFGVLIVLILISSIGNVIQSSAGAKHMPYLYLEGKSKTALFFKDFLTFWILFSNLVPISLFVTVELIKYYQAFMISSDLDLYYEPTDTPAVVRTSSLVEELGQIEYIFSDKTGTLTRNVMEFKSCSIAGRCYIENIPEDKKATMEDGIEVGFRSFEDLKSRLSNTSDEESTVIENFLTLLATCHTVIPEFQSNGSIKYQAASPDEGALVQGGADLGFKFIIRRPSSVTVLVEETSEERTYELLNICEFNSTRKRMSSIFRMPDGSIKLFCKGADTVILERLDRNSNIYVDATLRHLEDYASEGLRTLCLATRDVSEQEYQEWSKIYEAAATTLDDRAAKLDQAAELIENNLFLVGATAIEDKLQDDVPETIHTLQEAGIKIWVLTGDKQETAINIGMSCKLLAEDMNLLVINEETKEDTRNNMAEKIKALSENKLSQHDLNTLALIIDGTSLSYALESDLEDYFLAIGKLCKAVICCRVSPLQKALVVKMVKRKTSSLLLAIGDGANDVSMIQAAHVGVGISGMEGMQAARSADVAVGQFKFLKKLLIVHGLWSYQRISVAILYSFYKNTAFYMTQFWYVFANAFSGQSIMESWTLSLYNVFFTVLPPFVLGVFDQFINSRLLERYPQLYKLGQRGQFFSVSIFWGWIINGFYHSAVVFVSTILIYRYGSALNMHGVTADNWTWGVTVYTVSIIVVLGKAALVTNQWTKFTLIAIPGSFVFWLVFFPIYGSVFPYANISREYFGVVSHAYRSGAFWLSLLVLPILALMRDFVYKYYKRMYDPESYHLVQEMQKYNITDNRPHLQHFQDAIRKVRQVQRMRKQRGFAFSQAEEGGQEKIIRMYDTTQKRGKYGELHDASADPFADSASPVENVPMRELAPEPLPDNPFVDDSTIRHA
- the SAW1 gene encoding DNA-binding protein SAW1 (similar to Saccharomyces cerevisiae YAL027W; ancestral locus Anc_7.70); protein product: MAISVATVALDERTTLPLRVFVNRRKLASNVKESTLFETPLLSNNSLVSLKSPKTAIYLSNTDMESMCNAIKDDLLMIVYELMGPQVALSKLRVGQEKSFDSIYSTTEYNHEFIDHHIESITRLGKFKYKLWYKNNWELEIFLNNTLKLSRIRRYMLFRDSILHNAVNEGIHDKKQLLLMRQDSVDISKVPTENDLPLEDLPLEDLPSEDIKPEVNFRYKRMVNLVPCIDIHVLERPRRHKRQV